The following are from one region of the Gemmatimonadota bacterium genome:
- a CDS encoding amidohydrolase family protein, with product MKLTPKDTVGLLLVAGTLGVLYVHIGPDGHASKHPSSVADGGGSVTTAVESSAVAFVNVNVLPMDRDRVLQNQIVIVEGGFVRSIGPVGQIEPPPGALIIPGDGSKYLMPGLTDAHVHLEEDAEQWLELFVANGVTTVFNLEGEPRHLELRDRIRSEEVLGPTMYTSGPFTNEPRVETPQQAEDEVRKQARLGYDFVKIHGNLSADAYKRLTEVGEEVRIPIVGHAPRNLSLREVLESGQASIVHAEELIYASFPTLDPSDLERVASEIAAAGTWVTPTISTFANNETQWGSIAGLETRLASRAVRYAPQSLRDRWAGPNPYTDKDSSERPRIRAMLDFHPQMLRALARAGVPMLAGTDAGKPVMVPGFSLHDEIDALARAGLTSFDALEAATSNAGRFVQEFVDENANFGTVTRDARADLILLDENPLLDLSQLRRPVGVMLRGQWYDRDALDRMLEEVAGNR from the coding sequence ATGAAGCTTACGCCCAAAGACACCGTCGGCCTACTCCTGGTCGCCGGCACGCTCGGTGTCCTGTACGTCCACATCGGACCGGACGGGCATGCCTCCAAGCACCCGAGTTCGGTCGCCGACGGTGGAGGCTCCGTCACCACGGCGGTCGAGAGCAGCGCGGTGGCGTTCGTGAACGTGAACGTCCTACCTATGGATCGGGACCGGGTCCTCCAGAATCAGATCGTGATCGTCGAGGGCGGCTTCGTTCGGAGTATAGGTCCAGTCGGGCAAATCGAGCCCCCGCCCGGCGCGCTCATCATCCCGGGCGACGGCAGCAAGTACCTGATGCCCGGACTCACCGACGCGCACGTGCACTTGGAAGAGGATGCGGAGCAGTGGCTTGAGCTCTTCGTTGCGAACGGCGTCACGACGGTCTTCAACCTGGAGGGCGAGCCACGCCACCTCGAGCTCCGTGACCGGATCCGCTCCGAAGAGGTGTTGGGCCCGACGATGTACACGTCCGGTCCCTTCACCAACGAGCCAAGGGTAGAAACGCCGCAGCAGGCCGAAGATGAGGTACGGAAGCAGGCCCGGCTCGGGTACGACTTCGTGAAGATTCACGGCAACCTCTCCGCGGACGCGTACAAGCGGCTCACCGAGGTCGGTGAAGAGGTACGGATCCCGATCGTCGGACACGCGCCGAGGAACCTGTCGCTGCGCGAGGTGCTCGAGAGCGGTCAGGCGTCCATTGTGCACGCCGAAGAGCTGATCTATGCGAGCTTCCCTACGCTCGATCCGTCGGACCTCGAGCGCGTCGCATCGGAGATCGCGGCAGCGGGCACGTGGGTAACGCCTACGATTTCGACCTTCGCCAACAACGAGACGCAGTGGGGCTCGATCGCGGGGCTCGAGACGAGACTCGCCTCCCGAGCCGTGAGGTACGCCCCACAATCTTTGAGGGACCGGTGGGCGGGCCCGAACCCCTATACGGACAAGGATTCCTCAGAGCGCCCCCGGATCCGCGCGATGTTGGACTTCCACCCGCAGATGCTTCGCGCGCTCGCCCGTGCGGGCGTCCCGATGCTCGCAGGCACGGACGCTGGGAAGCCCGTCATGGTTCCAGGCTTCTCTCTTCATGACGAGATCGACGCGTTGGCCAGAGCCGGCCTGACGAGCTTCGACGCGCTCGAGGCCGCGACGAGCAACGCGGGGCGTTTCGTGCAGGAGTTCGTTGACGAGAATGCGAACTTCGGCACTGTGACGCGCGACGCGAGAGCAGACTTGATCCTGCTCGACGAGAATCCCTTGCTGGATCTCTCGCAACTTCGGCGGCCCGTGGGCGTGATGCTTCGTGGCCAATGGTACGACCGCGATGCGCTAGACCGGATGCTGGAAGAGGTGGCCGGCAACCGTTAG
- a CDS encoding DUF411 domain-containing protein — protein sequence MKLLRPVLLTCTLIAAACGGTETAESAEPLPLLAEASSDLPSVLVYKTPTCGCCNAWIEHLRAAGFTVDARNTTDLMTIKIDAGVPTAMSSCHTALVDGYVVEGHVPAEQMKRLLTERPDLVGIAVAGMPAGSPGMESRNPQPYQILSFDSQGNAAVFAEIDPGSP from the coding sequence ATGAAGCTCTTGAGACCGGTCCTACTGACCTGCACGCTCATTGCCGCGGCGTGTGGCGGTACAGAAACCGCCGAATCCGCGGAACCGCTCCCACTTCTCGCCGAAGCATCTTCGGACCTCCCCTCCGTGCTCGTCTACAAGACGCCGACGTGTGGATGCTGCAACGCGTGGATCGAGCATCTGAGAGCGGCCGGCTTTACGGTCGATGCGCGCAATACGACGGACCTCATGACGATCAAGATCGACGCCGGGGTACCGACGGCGATGTCGTCCTGCCATACGGCGCTCGTGGACGGGTATGTGGTCGAGGGGCACGTGCCGGCCGAGCAGATGAAGCGACTGCTCACTGAGCGCCCGGATCTCGTCGGTATCGCGGTCGCGGGGATGCCGGCCGGATCACCCGGCATGGAGAGTCGCAACCCGCAGCCGTATCAGATTCTCTCCTTCGACAGCCAAGGCAACGCCGCCGTCTTTGCGGAGATCGATCCAGGCAGCCCGTGA
- a CDS encoding DUF1028 domain-containing protein, which translates to MRSRWPPCVGNGVPWVRAGVGAVATQASTRTAYGDELLDMLEQGVEPPGDAGARDGRGRVRRATPGGGHCLNGSSAQHTGAGPGF; encoded by the coding sequence TTGAGGTCCCGCTGGCCGCCATGCGTCGGCAACGGCGTCCCGTGGGTGCGAGCGGGTGTCGGTGCGGTCGCCACGCAGGCGTCCACGCGCACGGCATACGGCGACGAGCTCCTCGACATGCTCGAGCAAGGAGTTGAGCCCCCGGGAGACGCTGGAGCGCGCGACGGCCGCGGACGAGTACGCCGAGCGACGCCAGGTGGGGGTCATTGCCTGAACGGTTCATCGGCACAACACACCGGTGCGGGACCTGGCTTCTGA
- a CDS encoding TonB-dependent receptor, which yields MRRSLLAFTAFAALAAVAPSSVHAQSRTTAAIRGFVYGANEVPLVGATVSVRQVDTGAERTGFTNRQGAFLILLLAPGGPYTVTVRILGYAESRVEQLVLPVGETFTMEMYLEEQAVELAGIDVAVDRATIFTPTQVGPATRLTQRLIDAMPILSRDVTQLAVLSPLVRTTEGGGFSVAGQNDRYNAILIDGLVSKDMFGLTAGGVPGGQAGAKLIPIDAVAQYEVLIAPFDVRLSGFTGGVMNAVTRAGTNDWRIRVGAVHRAEALMGDLSLPTGPVEASGVNRSLVAFSVGGPIIEDKGHFFVAGEFERRKQPPMGYNLFRDPASLVRVSEESMDLFSTLMHDQFGVDTGSAGIYSLGRQLSNIFARSDWNLGGGDRLTIRNVFSNAKNDESPNRSAFLPYELGSNAVFRSSTNNITSFQLFSGFGDRYANELDVTLQVSSDVTRPAVEWPQLEVDVASSVDGVGFRRPVRVGGQFFAQQNALDQKSLRITNSLDIRSAGDDVVTLGVTGSYYDIAHTFLPGAGGEYYFPSFGDLERNAPHRYQRTVLAEGQDPAVRFEVAELGAFVQHQINAGSGLTMRFGLRVDVPYVMGAPPQNTGVLDYFGYDTSKLPSGNFLISPRFGFNWQSEGARITQVRGGFGWFSGQVPYVWLANAFHNDGLRSVTYTCEGRYYIEPAPARPAPPFSTGTPPTSCYRPDLEVQPSFNELRSVVVFEPGFRYPQDLKFSAAVDHEFSNRTNFTIGFLFNKALNQIGLQELNIEGGNTNLAELGGTERRYYHRLGSDFEQVLLVTNEGEDWATSISAELRGQIGDRLSYQLGYALARSWDRMSLVFQDMHSNFGFNPSEFDVNRPPLRTSNFDRPHKIVATVFGSPFPGLPDTEMSLLYTGQSGLPFSYVYNGDVNGDGYPGVGGALDRTNDLIHVPENPTQAPLSLITKILMIDAIKNNKCLSDYQGTLVPRNGCRAPWEHRLDLRLAHTVSFGGRDIRFEGDLINVLNLVNSSWGQVETVSPVVPLLDLCEVGCDGPLPARWGAAVLPTRDDSGALRSPDPWTTVTPDSQWQMQFGMRVTFGGNR from the coding sequence ATGCGTAGATCTCTTCTCGCATTCACCGCTTTCGCGGCGCTCGCCGCAGTCGCCCCGTCCTCCGTGCACGCGCAGTCTCGCACCACCGCCGCGATCCGTGGATTTGTGTACGGGGCCAATGAAGTGCCGTTGGTGGGCGCCACGGTCTCGGTGCGACAGGTCGACACCGGCGCTGAGCGCACAGGGTTTACGAACCGGCAGGGTGCTTTCCTGATCCTGCTGCTCGCACCGGGCGGCCCGTACACGGTGACCGTCCGGATCCTCGGGTACGCGGAGAGCCGAGTCGAGCAACTCGTGCTTCCCGTGGGTGAGACGTTCACTATGGAGATGTACCTCGAGGAACAGGCGGTGGAGCTCGCGGGCATCGACGTCGCAGTCGACAGGGCTACGATCTTCACGCCGACGCAGGTGGGTCCGGCCACCAGACTGACCCAACGGCTCATCGACGCCATGCCCATCCTTTCCCGAGACGTGACGCAGCTGGCGGTTCTCTCGCCGCTCGTGAGGACGACCGAGGGCGGCGGCTTCTCGGTGGCTGGACAGAACGACCGCTACAACGCCATCCTGATCGACGGGCTGGTGAGCAAGGACATGTTCGGGCTGACCGCCGGCGGTGTGCCGGGAGGTCAGGCGGGCGCTAAGCTGATCCCAATCGATGCGGTGGCACAGTACGAGGTGCTGATCGCGCCGTTCGACGTGCGGCTCTCGGGCTTCACCGGCGGGGTGATGAACGCGGTCACCCGGGCGGGTACCAACGACTGGCGCATCCGTGTGGGGGCCGTCCACCGGGCGGAAGCTCTCATGGGTGATCTGTCGCTGCCGACGGGTCCGGTCGAGGCGTCGGGCGTGAACCGGAGCCTCGTTGCGTTTTCCGTCGGTGGGCCGATCATCGAGGACAAGGGACACTTCTTCGTTGCGGGCGAATTCGAGCGCCGGAAACAACCCCCGATGGGTTACAACCTCTTCCGGGACCCCGCGTCGCTCGTGCGGGTCTCCGAAGAGAGCATGGACTTGTTCAGCACGTTGATGCACGACCAGTTCGGCGTCGACACCGGGTCGGCCGGGATCTATTCACTGGGACGGCAGCTCTCCAATATCTTCGCTCGTTCGGACTGGAATCTCGGGGGCGGTGATCGTCTCACGATCCGCAACGTCTTCTCCAACGCGAAGAACGACGAGTCTCCCAATCGTTCCGCGTTCCTGCCGTACGAGCTGGGCTCCAACGCCGTGTTCCGGAGCTCGACGAACAACATCACGTCCTTCCAGCTTTTCTCCGGGTTCGGTGATCGCTACGCCAACGAATTGGACGTGACGCTCCAGGTCAGCTCGGACGTGACCAGGCCCGCGGTCGAGTGGCCGCAGCTGGAAGTCGACGTGGCGAGCTCAGTGGACGGTGTCGGATTCCGGCGCCCCGTGCGCGTGGGCGGTCAGTTCTTCGCGCAGCAGAACGCGCTCGATCAGAAGAGCCTGCGCATCACGAACTCTCTGGACATCCGCAGCGCGGGCGACGACGTCGTGACGCTCGGCGTGACCGGCTCCTACTACGACATTGCGCACACCTTCCTGCCCGGTGCCGGGGGGGAGTACTACTTCCCGAGCTTCGGCGATCTCGAGCGCAACGCGCCGCACCGCTATCAGCGGACGGTGCTCGCCGAGGGGCAGGATCCCGCAGTGCGATTCGAGGTGGCCGAGTTGGGCGCGTTCGTTCAGCACCAGATAAACGCCGGCAGTGGACTGACCATGCGTTTCGGTCTGCGCGTGGACGTGCCGTACGTGATGGGCGCGCCGCCGCAGAATACTGGCGTGCTCGACTACTTCGGTTACGACACGTCGAAGCTGCCGTCGGGCAACTTCCTCATCTCCCCGCGCTTCGGCTTCAACTGGCAGAGCGAGGGCGCGCGCATTACGCAGGTCCGGGGTGGTTTCGGCTGGTTCTCGGGGCAGGTTCCGTACGTGTGGCTGGCGAACGCCTTTCACAACGACGGTCTGCGTTCGGTGACGTACACGTGTGAGGGCCGGTACTATATCGAGCCGGCACCCGCCCGTCCCGCTCCGCCGTTCAGCACCGGGACGCCGCCCACGTCCTGCTACCGCCCGGATCTGGAAGTGCAGCCGAGCTTCAACGAGCTGCGCAGCGTCGTCGTCTTCGAGCCCGGCTTCAGGTATCCGCAGGACCTGAAGTTCTCCGCCGCCGTCGACCACGAGTTCAGCAACCGTACGAACTTCACGATCGGCTTCCTCTTCAACAAAGCGCTGAACCAGATCGGGTTACAGGAGCTCAACATCGAGGGCGGCAACACCAACCTGGCCGAGCTCGGTGGCACCGAGCGCCGTTACTACCACCGGCTCGGAAGCGATTTCGAGCAGGTACTGCTCGTCACCAACGAGGGAGAGGACTGGGCCACGTCGATCAGCGCTGAGCTTCGCGGCCAGATCGGCGACCGGCTCAGCTATCAGCTCGGGTACGCGTTGGCCAGGTCGTGGGACCGGATGAGCCTGGTATTCCAGGACATGCACTCGAACTTCGGCTTCAACCCGAGTGAGTTCGACGTGAACCGGCCGCCGCTTCGCACCTCGAACTTCGACAGGCCGCACAAGATCGTGGCGACGGTCTTCGGCTCGCCGTTCCCGGGCTTGCCCGACACCGAGATGTCGCTGCTGTACACCGGCCAGTCGGGCTTGCCGTTCTCCTACGTCTACAACGGCGACGTGAACGGAGACGGATATCCGGGCGTCGGCGGAGCGCTGGATCGGACGAATGACCTCATCCACGTGCCGGAGAACCCGACACAAGCACCGCTCTCGCTCATCACCAAGATCCTCATGATCGACGCGATCAAAAACAACAAATGCTTGTCGGACTACCAGGGCACGCTCGTGCCCCGGAACGGATGCAGGGCGCCGTGGGAGCATCGGTTGGATCTGCGGCTGGCGCACACGGTGAGCTTCGGCGGGCGCGATATCCGCTTCGAAGGCGACTTGATCAACGTGCTCAACCTCGTGAACTCTTCCTGGGGCCAGGTGGAAACCGTGAGCCCCGTCGTGCCGCTGCTCGACCTGTGCGAGGTCGGTTGCGACGGCCCGCTACCGGCGAGATGGGGTGCTGCGGTGTTGCCGACCCGCGACGACTCGGGCGCGTTGCGGTCGCCCGATCCATGGACCACGGTGACCCCGGACTCTCAGTGGCAGATGCAGTTCGGGATGCGCGTCACTTTCGGGGGGAATCGCTGA
- a CDS encoding amidase, with product MTDFIEQPLARIAEALLKREISSAELVDDALSRHERRGAGLHAYKHVDAPAAKSAARLADDLLASGSGGPLCGIPVSVKDLFGVEGMPTFAGTTRRLPPSWERDAWLVAQLRGQGAVFVGKTHTVELAYGAVGINPHWGTPRNPWDAEKARIPGGSSCGAGVSLWEGSALVALGSDTGGSIRIPASMTGTVGHKPTHDRWSVAGVVPLSTSLDSVGGLTRTVEDSVYFFGAIDPAWGEANALLRHLSTLAPAGHRIAVPKCDIWADCQTDIADVLERALDDLDAHGWSHLVVDGSLLDEAQRLYLTGGIAGAECRAFLERDLPGWLEILHPTVGSRLADAPAHDSERYATSIAERKQLMGRAKTLFDGADLLALPTAIITPPLVSDLHDLDRYGETNNAALRPTCPVSMLGLCAITLPVGLDQANMPVGLQLVAPAGQDEMLLGAALAVERVLGTAEVRLGRPPYLAAG from the coding sequence ATGACCGATTTCATCGAGCAGCCTCTTGCTAGGATCGCCGAGGCGCTCCTGAAACGAGAGATCTCCAGCGCGGAGCTCGTGGATGACGCCCTCTCGCGACATGAGCGTCGGGGTGCCGGACTACACGCCTACAAGCATGTAGACGCGCCAGCCGCAAAGAGTGCTGCGCGCCTCGCCGATGACCTGCTCGCGAGCGGGTCGGGTGGACCGCTCTGCGGTATCCCCGTGTCCGTCAAGGACCTCTTTGGGGTTGAGGGCATGCCGACCTTCGCGGGCACCACGCGCCGGCTGCCGCCTTCGTGGGAGAGGGACGCGTGGCTGGTCGCCCAACTGCGGGGACAGGGCGCAGTATTCGTGGGCAAGACCCACACCGTCGAGCTCGCGTACGGCGCAGTCGGCATCAACCCGCACTGGGGCACGCCCCGAAACCCGTGGGATGCCGAAAAAGCTCGCATTCCAGGAGGGTCGTCATGTGGAGCGGGCGTGAGCCTCTGGGAGGGCTCAGCCCTGGTCGCGCTCGGTAGCGACACAGGCGGCTCGATCCGTATCCCGGCGTCCATGACCGGGACGGTCGGCCACAAGCCTACGCACGACCGTTGGTCAGTGGCCGGGGTCGTGCCGCTGAGTACGTCGCTCGACAGCGTCGGCGGACTGACGCGCACCGTGGAGGACAGCGTCTACTTCTTCGGAGCGATCGACCCCGCGTGGGGCGAAGCAAACGCGCTGCTTCGACATCTCTCCACGTTGGCCCCCGCTGGCCACCGCATTGCCGTGCCGAAATGTGACATCTGGGCCGACTGCCAGACCGACATCGCCGACGTCCTGGAGCGTGCGCTCGATGACCTCGATGCGCACGGATGGAGTCACCTGGTCGTGGACGGCTCGCTGCTCGACGAAGCGCAGAGGCTGTACCTGACCGGTGGAATCGCCGGAGCGGAGTGTCGGGCCTTCCTGGAGCGAGACCTGCCGGGTTGGTTGGAGATCCTCCACCCGACGGTGGGCTCGCGCCTCGCCGACGCGCCCGCACACGACTCGGAGCGGTACGCCACATCGATAGCCGAGCGCAAGCAGTTGATGGGCCGTGCGAAAACGCTCTTCGACGGTGCCGATCTGCTCGCGCTGCCTACCGCGATCATCACGCCCCCGCTCGTCTCGGATTTGCACGACCTCGATCGGTACGGAGAGACGAACAACGCGGCGCTCCGGCCCACATGTCCGGTCAGCATGCTCGGCTTGTGCGCGATCACACTTCCCGTAGGGCTCGACCAGGCCAATATGCCGGTGGGTTTGCAGTTGGTCGCGCCGGCAGGTCAGGACGAGATGCTGCTGGGAGCTGCGCTCGCGGTCGAACGAGTGCTCGGGACCGCTGAGGTCCGGCTCGGACGGCCGCCCTACCTCGCCGCAGGCTGA
- a CDS encoding SDR family oxidoreductase, translating to MSTTHSNSHDWALILGGSSGFGLATAHKLSRHGFNLCVVHRDRRGAMKRIEPEFEAIRGRGVSLLTFNADALNAEKRDEILEGLAEALGAAGEVRLMLHSIAFGNLKLIGPESASDNDARERLASAMDVDPPQLAETVDELFEQDVYGLQGISTAPVYSADAFIEEEDMARTIHSMGTSLLGWTQRLRERGMFADDARVLGLTSEGNTVAWKGYAAVAAAKAALESVSRSIAVEMAHFGIRSNIIQAGVTDTPALRMIPGSGHLKAQAVTRNPFGRLTTPEDVANVIYLLSRPEAAWINGEIIRVDGGEAISGLSR from the coding sequence ATGTCGACCACACACTCCAATTCGCACGACTGGGCCTTGATCCTCGGAGGCTCGAGCGGATTCGGCCTCGCCACGGCGCACAAGCTCTCTCGGCACGGCTTCAACCTCTGTGTCGTGCATCGCGATCGCCGGGGCGCCATGAAGCGCATAGAGCCGGAATTCGAAGCGATACGCGGAAGAGGCGTCTCACTACTCACGTTCAACGCAGACGCGCTGAACGCGGAAAAACGCGACGAGATCCTGGAAGGCCTCGCGGAGGCGCTCGGAGCCGCTGGCGAAGTACGCCTGATGTTGCACTCCATCGCCTTCGGCAACCTCAAGCTGATAGGCCCGGAAAGCGCTTCCGACAACGACGCGCGGGAGCGTTTGGCTTCCGCGATGGACGTCGACCCCCCACAGCTCGCGGAGACCGTCGACGAACTCTTCGAGCAGGACGTGTATGGCCTGCAGGGCATCAGCACCGCACCGGTGTACTCCGCTGATGCGTTCATCGAGGAAGAAGACATGGCGCGCACCATCCACTCGATGGGCACGAGCTTGCTCGGCTGGACTCAGCGGCTTCGCGAACGCGGCATGTTCGCGGACGACGCGCGCGTGCTCGGACTCACCAGCGAGGGCAACACCGTTGCGTGGAAGGGGTATGCGGCGGTCGCCGCGGCCAAAGCCGCGCTGGAGTCCGTGTCCCGATCCATCGCAGTAGAAATGGCGCACTTCGGGATAAGGTCGAACATCATCCAAGCGGGCGTCACGGATACGCCCGCGCTACGCATGATCCCCGGAAGCGGGCACCTGAAAGCGCAGGCGGTGACGCGGAACCCCTTCGGCCGACTCACCACACCCGAGGATGTCGCCAACGTGATCTATCTCCTGTCCCGGCCCGAGGCCGCATGGATCAATGGCGAGATCATTCGCGTAGATGGCGGCGAAGCGATTTCGGGGCTGTCACGATGA
- a CDS encoding ketoacyl-ACP synthase III, protein MYLHGLGHFHPENEITNEFLTDLDIGTNAEWIEERVGIQSRRTVMSLDYIKETLNRDFSQAAEASAYTHAETGRLASEMALQRAGLRASDIGMVIAGSCMPDFMSPADACTIAGQLGIEAPSFDINSACTSFHVALYTLGMMRPEALPEFVLVVTPETVTCSVDYSDRAGAVLWGDGTTAAIISTKVRSRIEILGNSLESSPAGWDKVTIGSNEHFRQKGRTVQMFAIKKTVRVLKRLQREFSDPGRRLHFVGHQANLRMLDAVCQRCEISEELHHSNVVDFGNTGAAGAPGVVSMRWEEWQPGDDVALVGVGSGLTWSGHLYRFGEAS, encoded by the coding sequence ATGTACCTGCACGGGCTCGGGCACTTCCACCCCGAGAACGAGATCACCAACGAGTTCCTCACCGATCTGGACATCGGCACCAACGCCGAGTGGATCGAAGAGCGCGTCGGCATCCAGTCGCGCCGTACCGTGATGTCGCTCGACTACATCAAGGAGACGCTGAACCGCGACTTCAGCCAGGCCGCCGAAGCGTCCGCCTACACGCACGCCGAGACCGGCAGGCTCGCCTCGGAGATGGCGCTCCAGCGTGCAGGGCTTCGGGCGAGCGACATTGGGATGGTCATCGCCGGAAGCTGCATGCCCGACTTCATGTCCCCTGCCGACGCGTGCACGATCGCGGGGCAGCTCGGCATCGAGGCGCCGTCGTTCGACATCAACTCGGCATGCACGAGCTTCCACGTCGCGCTCTATACGCTGGGCATGATGAGGCCCGAGGCGCTTCCAGAGTTCGTGCTCGTGGTGACGCCGGAGACGGTGACGTGCTCGGTCGACTACTCGGATCGGGCTGGAGCGGTGCTCTGGGGAGACGGCACGACAGCGGCGATCATCTCGACCAAGGTGCGTTCCCGCATCGAGATCCTCGGCAACTCGCTCGAGTCGAGTCCGGCCGGGTGGGACAAGGTCACCATCGGGTCCAACGAGCATTTTCGCCAGAAGGGCCGGACCGTCCAGATGTTCGCCATCAAGAAGACGGTGCGCGTGCTCAAGAGGCTGCAGCGGGAGTTTTCCGACCCCGGCCGGCGCCTCCACTTCGTGGGGCACCAGGCCAACCTGAGGATGCTCGACGCCGTATGTCAGCGGTGCGAGATCTCCGAGGAACTCCACCACAGCAATGTCGTGGACTTCGGAAATACGGGCGCGGCCGGCGCCCCGGGCGTGGTCTCGATGCGTTGGGAGGAGTGGCAGCCAGGCGACGACGTGGCCTTAGTTGGCGTCGGTTCGGGCCTCACCTGGTCGGGGCACCTCTATCGCTTCGGGGAGGCTTCGTGA
- the fabA gene encoding bifunctional 3-hydroxydecanoyl-ACP dehydratase/trans-2-decenoyl-ACP isomerase: MTYEDFLARPYLTHEEILAMSYGRLIDDPPENFKTRLPAPPMLMVDRVVEMTQNGRKGRIVGEKDIRLDDWFFQCHFTADPVQPGCLGVDAVWQLIGLYCTWRGAMGTGRALGAGEIEFFGQIRPHDKVVRYEVDIVRYQALPKSGSAIAIGDARVMVDGEEIYTIKRAKVGAFLDIDYPDYPYPSERSRGGKMEHE, translated from the coding sequence GTGACCTACGAGGACTTTCTGGCTCGGCCATATCTCACGCATGAAGAGATTCTGGCCATGTCCTACGGACGTCTGATCGACGACCCGCCCGAGAACTTCAAGACCCGCCTTCCCGCGCCCCCTATGCTCATGGTCGACCGTGTGGTCGAGATGACCCAGAACGGGCGCAAAGGTCGTATCGTGGGCGAGAAAGACATCCGCCTGGACGACTGGTTCTTCCAGTGTCACTTCACCGCCGACCCCGTGCAGCCCGGCTGCCTCGGGGTCGACGCGGTATGGCAGCTCATCGGCCTCTACTGCACGTGGCGGGGAGCGATGGGTACGGGACGCGCGCTCGGCGCCGGCGAGATCGAGTTCTTCGGGCAGATCCGCCCGCACGACAAAGTCGTGCGCTACGAGGTCGACATCGTCCGCTACCAGGCCCTACCCAAATCCGGCTCCGCGATCGCCATCGGCGACGCCCGCGTGATGGTAGACGGCGAGGAGATCTACACGATCAAGCGCGCCAAAGTCGGGGCCTTCCTCGACATCGACTATCCCGACTATCCGTACCCGAGCGAGCGCTCGCGCGGCGGCAAGATGGAACACGAATGA
- a CDS encoding beta-hydroxyacyl-ACP dehydratase, with protein sequence MSDDCTGVVLTPREVLELLPQKDPFLFVDEVLEVSYDHIVARFTFRHDHDFYRGHFPHRPVTPGVILLESLAQVGVVALGLYLIAWDQGRDAVLNALALFTDANVEFTGLVSPGDRVTIRATKVFFRRGKIRSKAEMTLDDGTVVCSGTISGMGVPR encoded by the coding sequence ATGAGCGACGATTGCACAGGCGTCGTACTCACGCCCCGGGAGGTGCTCGAGCTGCTCCCACAGAAAGACCCCTTCCTCTTCGTGGACGAGGTCCTGGAAGTCTCGTACGACCACATCGTCGCCCGCTTCACGTTCCGCCATGATCACGACTTCTATCGTGGCCACTTCCCCCATCGCCCGGTGACCCCGGGCGTGATCCTGCTCGAGAGCCTCGCTCAGGTCGGCGTTGTCGCACTCGGCCTGTACCTGATCGCGTGGGATCAGGGCCGCGACGCAGTACTCAACGCGTTGGCGCTCTTCACCGACGCCAACGTCGAGTTCACCGGTCTCGTGAGCCCGGGTGACCGCGTGACCATCCGCGCGACGAAGGTCTTCTTCCGGCGGGGAAAGATCCGCTCGAAGGCCGAAATGACGCTCGACGACGGCACCGTCGTCTGCTCAGGAACAATCTCTGGCATGGGAGTGCCCCGGTAG